The Thioclava sp. GXIMD2076 region TTGAGCAGGATCGCCGTGCGCGAGCCGCCATAGACCCCGCCCATATAGATGCCGATCATCAGCGAGATCGCGGGCAGCACGTCCCAGGAGAAGGTGAAGGAGATCAGGATCGACACCGCCATGGTGACCGATAGTCCGGGAATGGCGCCGATATAGACGCCTGCGAAAGTGCCGACCCCCACCAGCAAGAGCAGCTCGGGTTGGGTGAAAACCGTCAGGAATGCCATGAGCGTCTCCATCATTTGCCTCCACTAATAAGGGTGCGGACGGCCTGCAGGATCTCGGCCTCGGGCACGATGCCTGCGGGCATAAGCACGGTGAAGACGATGCGGAAGACCAGATAGATCACCGCGAGCGTGCCTAGCGACACCGCCAGCGTGAAGCCCCAGCCGCGACGGGAGAGGAGCTTGATGGCGGCGATCAGAAATAATGCCGATGTCGGCAGGAAGCCCAGAGGCTCAAGCACAATTCCGTAGAGCACCAGAAACACCGCCAGCACCAGCACCAAGGGCGGCAGGATATCGCCCGTAAGCGTTTCGGTCTCGGTTTTCGGCAGGCGGGCGGTTTTCCAGCCGATCACGAGGGCGCTCACCAGCATCACGGCCGCGGTGGCCATGGGCACCGCGCCCGCGCTCGAGAGGCTGTCGAAGCCCGCGATACCATAGGCGTTCCAAAGCAGGGCGCCGCTGAACAGGACCAGAATGGCGGTGAAGATGCGCTCGCCCGGTCGGCGATGGGTGGCATCGCCTCCCGGTGTCGCATCGGATGACCCGTCCAGTGACGCGTCATGCTGGTGGTGAAGATGATCTTTCATCTTTCCTCCGGAATGTTTGGCAAACGAGACGGGCGCGCCTGAACGCGGGCACTGCCCCCAAGGAAAAAGCCGGACCCGAAGGTCCGGCCCCGTGATCCGCGCGGGATTACTTGGACGGACGGCTTATGCCGAATTCTTCGGGCGAATTCTTGGCGATACCGGCATCCTGCAGCAGCCATGCGGTATTTTGCTGCCATTTGGTCAGGAACTCCTGCGCCTCGTCACCCGAGATGTTCATGAGCGTATAGCCGCGCTTGTCCATCAGGTCCTTGAAGCCCTGCTGCTCGGCGGCTTCATGATAGGCCGTCTGCAGCTTGGTGATGGCCTCTTCGGGCGTTCCGTTCTTCACGAAGATCCCGAAGAACGGACCCCACGGCAGATATTGCGCATAGGCGTCGTTGAACTGCGTCACGGGCGGCACATCGGGCAGGAAGGGGCTGGCTTGGGTATCGATGACGGCCAGCGGCTTCATATTGCCTGCCTTGATGGATTCGATCGAGGCACCGAGCACGGCGGGCATTACATCGATGGCCCCGCCCTGCAACGCGGTCAGCGCCGGACCGTCGCCATCATAGGGCACGGAGATGAAGTCGAGATCGCCTTCTGCCGCCTCGAGCATCGCGGATACCACCGAAGGCAGACCGCCAGGACCCGTCGATCCGATGCGCAGCTTGCCCGGGTTCTCTTTGATATAGGCGATCATGCCGGCGTAATCGCTGAAGGGCGCGTCGTTATTTGCCACAAGGATCGGCGTGCCGCGGGCCAGAATGCTGATCGGCGTGAAATCCGAATAATCCTTTTTGCCAAGGCCGAGAACTTTGTAAAGCAACGGGTTTTCTGCACCGATCAGCATGGTGTAGCCATCGGCTTTGGTTTTCTCGACCTTGTTGAGCGCGATCGCACCCACCCCGCCCGTGATGTTTTGCAGCACGACGCTGGCGCCCAGCACGTCTTCGGCATGTGGCGTGACCGCACGGATCACGGTATCGGTCGAGCCGCCCGCACCCCATTGGATGATGCCTTGGATCTCTTTCGCGGGATAGTCCTGCGCGAAGGCTGCGGATGCCATCAGGCTTAGCGCCGACACGGCACCGATCAGAATATGTTTCATGGTGTTCCTCCCAAAACTCCACTGGGCGCTCCTCAGGCCCGGATACAGGATATGATGCCTAGATGATCTCATAACGTCAAATGCAGAAACTTGCTGTCTATTAACATAATGTTATTTCATGACTCGCGACATAGTGGCATCTGTGCGGCCAGTGCCAGCTCTTTGCGGAACCGCGCGATAGTATATTCCGCAAAAGATGACAGCACCCTTCCCTGTTTGCGCACGGCATAGATATGGATCGAGTGCCGCGTCTCAAGCGGGCGCAAAACGATGCCGGGCAGCCAGTCATCGGCCACCGAGAACCGGTCGACCACCGCAACGCCCAAGCCCTGTCGCACGAGCCCGATCACCGTTTGCGAGAACCGTCCACGCAGGCTCTGGCGGATCTCGATCCCCGCCGCACGGAACGGACGCATGAGGATTTCACCATAAGGATCCGCGGGGTCGATGCCGATCAGGGGCTCGCGGGCGAGCGTCTCGATACTGATAACCTCCTGTGCCGCCAGCGGATGCTCGGCAGGCAGCGCACAGATCAGCGCCGCCTGACCCACCTCCTCGGTCTCGACGCCCGGATTGTCGACTCTGGAACTCATGATCACGAACTCGCCGCGTTCAAGCAGCAGGTAATCGACGGTTTCCTCGATCTTCAGGATGTTGAGATCGACATAGAGGTCGGGGAAGCGTTTGCGGACATCTCGGATCGCACGGGGCGCGACGAATTGGGCGACCGACGGGGCTGATCCGAAGGCCAGCGCGACATTCTCGCCCTTCTTGAGGCTGTCGAGCGCGAGTTGCAGATTGGCGACATCCTTGTAGACGGTGCGGATCTGGTCGAACACGGCCTGCGCCTCGACCGAAGGCACAAACAGCCCCGCGCGCCGTTCGAACAGCCGCAGCCCAAGCGTTTCCTCGGTATGTTTGATCAGGCGGCTGATGCCCGGGGCCGAGACGTTGAGATGCTCGGCGGCGCCCTGGATCGTGCCGCGCAGCATGACGGCGCGGATGACCTCGATCTGGCGCAGGGTGATGTCGCTCATAGCGTCTCTCGCATAACATGAGGTTAACAGGGTGAATGATAGGATACTTGACGTTAATCGTGCAAGGGTCGAATTTCCCGCCCGACAAGGTAGCGGACGCGGGAGGAAAAGCGCATGGCCGAGAGGGA contains the following coding sequences:
- a CDS encoding LysR family transcriptional regulator; protein product: MSDITLRQIEVIRAVMLRGTIQGAAEHLNVSAPGISRLIKHTEETLGLRLFERRAGLFVPSVEAQAVFDQIRTVYKDVANLQLALDSLKKGENVALAFGSAPSVAQFVAPRAIRDVRKRFPDLYVDLNILKIEETVDYLLLERGEFVIMSSRVDNPGVETEEVGQAALICALPAEHPLAAQEVISIETLAREPLIGIDPADPYGEILMRPFRAAGIEIRQSLRGRFSQTVIGLVRQGLGVAVVDRFSVADDWLPGIVLRPLETRHSIHIYAVRKQGRVLSSFAEYTIARFRKELALAAQMPLCRES
- a CDS encoding tripartite tricarboxylate transporter substrate binding protein, with amino-acid sequence MKHILIGAVSALSLMASAAFAQDYPAKEIQGIIQWGAGGSTDTVIRAVTPHAEDVLGASVVLQNITGGVGAIALNKVEKTKADGYTMLIGAENPLLYKVLGLGKKDYSDFTPISILARGTPILVANNDAPFSDYAGMIAYIKENPGKLRIGSTGPGGLPSVVSAMLEAAEGDLDFISVPYDGDGPALTALQGGAIDVMPAVLGASIESIKAGNMKPLAVIDTQASPFLPDVPPVTQFNDAYAQYLPWGPFFGIFVKNGTPEEAITKLQTAYHEAAEQQGFKDLMDKRGYTLMNISGDEAQEFLTKWQQNTAWLLQDAGIAKNSPEEFGISRPSK
- a CDS encoding tripartite tricarboxylate transporter TctB family protein — protein: MKDHLHHQHDASLDGSSDATPGGDATHRRPGERIFTAILVLFSGALLWNAYGIAGFDSLSSAGAVPMATAAVMLVSALVIGWKTARLPKTETETLTGDILPPLVLVLAVFLVLYGIVLEPLGFLPTSALFLIAAIKLLSRRGWGFTLAVSLGTLAVIYLVFRIVFTVLMPAGIVPEAEILQAVRTLISGGK